Proteins encoded within one genomic window of Companilactobacillus sp.:
- a CDS encoding dihydroxyacetone kinase subunit DhaK, producing MRNLIDDHEDRLVVSKMLKGAVMAHPNLKKLDHVNSVVSSPNDRQVVLISGGGSGHEPLDLGYVGAGALDAAIVGDIFIPPSAEQIVQTVQYFGNKRPILFIVKNFAADRNNFLKASEVLREQGYVVEILIVDDDRSVDPETKEPRRRGVAGTIFIHKLLGAAADKDYSMAQLLELGKKAIANLSTLGVALSGAEIPNRQLESFQLNSDEIAYGIGIHGEKGYRTEKYQSFERLSRELVNKLYAVSGSESGTSIAILVNGLGTLPLMDQFVFTRSVVNLFELKGLHPELVKTGNYLTSYNMTGISITLFKIEDPNWIKLLNYDTTAFAWQ from the coding sequence ATGCGAAATTTGATCGATGACCACGAAGATAGACTAGTTGTTTCCAAAATGCTCAAGGGAGCCGTCATGGCACACCCGAATTTAAAAAAATTAGATCACGTTAATAGCGTGGTCAGTTCACCAAATGATCGTCAAGTTGTCCTGATATCAGGAGGGGGCAGTGGACATGAACCGCTTGATTTAGGTTATGTCGGTGCCGGTGCCCTTGATGCGGCAATTGTGGGAGATATCTTTATACCACCCAGTGCAGAACAAATAGTCCAAACAGTCCAGTACTTTGGTAATAAAAGACCAATCTTATTTATCGTGAAGAATTTTGCAGCTGATCGAAATAATTTTTTAAAAGCTAGCGAAGTATTGAGGGAACAAGGATATGTCGTGGAAATTTTGATAGTGGATGACGACCGTTCAGTTGATCCAGAAACCAAGGAGCCGCGAAGACGTGGAGTTGCTGGAACAATTTTTATCCACAAACTATTAGGAGCAGCAGCTGATAAGGACTACAGCATGGCGCAACTTTTAGAATTGGGAAAAAAGGCAATCGCAAATCTGTCGACCTTAGGCGTAGCGTTAAGCGGTGCGGAGATTCCTAACCGCCAACTTGAGTCATTTCAATTAAACTCTGACGAGATAGCGTATGGGATCGGTATCCATGGTGAGAAAGGCTACCGAACTGAGAAATATCAATCATTTGAGAGACTTTCTAGAGAGTTGGTCAATAAGTTGTATGCTGTTTCAGGCTCAGAATCCGGAACTAGTATAGCAATCTTGGTGAATGGACTCGGAACGCTCCCACTCATGGATCAATTTGTTTTTACTAGAAGCGTCGTTAATTTGTTCGAACTCAAAGGACTACATCCGGAATTAGTAAAAACCGGCAATTATTTGACTTCATATAATATGACAGGGATTTCAATTACTTTATTCAAAATTGAAGATCCCAATTGGATAAAATTATTGAATTACGATACAACAGCCTTTGCTTGGCAATGA
- the dhaS gene encoding dihydroxyacetone kinase transcriptional activator DhaS, which produces MSYTKKKMIANLTKDLVVENGLDAVSITKIMSSANMRRQTFYDYFLDKYDLLAWLYQDEISEIVSDNLNYEKWVNIVDYLCAYFFNNRKFYKIVLTDSGQNSLDNIIEQQLEEFILTIIDDLKIKNKLRTKAATITFYTSLLANSLLAEIKNWITVENTRTIGDESRLIKMYIEDVINGLLLKVG; this is translated from the coding sequence ATGTCCTATACAAAGAAGAAAATGATAGCTAATTTAACAAAAGATTTAGTTGTAGAAAATGGTCTTGATGCCGTCAGCATTACCAAAATTATGTCTTCTGCAAATATGAGACGACAAACGTTTTATGATTATTTCCTGGATAAGTACGATCTGTTAGCTTGGTTATATCAAGATGAGATCTCTGAAATTGTTTCTGATAATTTAAACTACGAGAAGTGGGTCAACATTGTCGACTATTTATGTGCCTACTTTTTCAACAATCGAAAGTTCTACAAAATCGTTCTGACTGACTCTGGTCAAAACAGCCTCGACAACATTATTGAACAACAGCTTGAAGAATTCATTCTAACAATTATTGATGATCTTAAAATAAAGAACAAACTTCGCACAAAAGCTGCTACGATAACTTTTTACACGAGCCTTTTGGCTAATTCATTATTAGCAGAGATCAAAAATTGGATTACTGTAGAAAATACACGAACCATTGGAGACGAATCTCGATTGATCAAAATGTATATTGAAGACGTCATCAATGGACTGCTTTTAAAAGTCGGCTGA
- the dhaL gene encoding dihydroxyacetone kinase subunit DhaL: MLTVENSKQWMKNYAQKIDDQKSELSRIDSIVGDGDHGNNMSRGMHEVIEQLEIQDPKSITEVFKVTAMSIMNKVGGASGALYGTAFLEIAKASRHTENLAEMLDSSIMKLETRGGAKLGDKTMLDTWIPATLAIHKNILNKEIIQNAVDKTKEITASKGRSSYIGDRSIGYPDLGALSSGYLFESLLETDGILEQAN; this comes from the coding sequence ATGCTTACAGTTGAAAATTCTAAACAATGGATGAAAAATTATGCTCAAAAGATTGACGATCAAAAGAGTGAACTCAGTCGAATCGACAGTATTGTTGGTGATGGAGATCATGGGAACAATATGAGTCGAGGGATGCACGAGGTTATCGAACAACTCGAGATTCAAGATCCCAAGAGCATCACAGAGGTATTCAAAGTAACAGCAATGTCGATCATGAATAAAGTTGGTGGAGCTTCCGGAGCTTTGTATGGAACTGCTTTTCTTGAGATTGCCAAAGCTAGTCGTCATACCGAGAATCTTGCTGAAATGTTAGATTCCTCAATCATGAAACTCGAGACTCGAGGTGGTGCAAAGCTCGGCGACAAAACTATGTTGGATACATGGATTCCGGCTACATTGGCTATCCACAAAAATATTTTGAATAAAGAAATTATTCAAAATGCGGTTGATAAGACTAAAGAAATCACTGCTTCGAAGGGACGCTCTTCATACATTGGCGACCGTTCGATTGGATATCCAGATCTTGGTGCTCTATCAAGTGGATACTTATTTGAAAGTCTTTTAGAAACAGATGGAATTTTAGAACAAGCAAATTAA
- the dhaK gene encoding dihydroxyacetone kinase subunit DhaK — MKKIINAPEDILPEMVDGLVRSYPNLLKQVDGTFVVARNDDNISKKVGIISGGGSGHEPLHAGFVGQGMLDAAVCGQVFTSPTPNEVLAAIKEADQGEGVLMIVKNYAGDVMNFDIARDLADLENIKVEQIIVDDDISVENSEHTQGRRGVAGTILVEKIVGAAAEKGYTLDQLVDLGNRVIKKTKTIGVGLEPAIVPEVGKPGFEIADDEIEYGIGIHGEAGYKRQKLVPSKELVEEIFGKLEADFGSVKYKKFAVLVNGLGGTPLMEQFIFMHDVLDKLAEKNVRVVFSKVGTFVTAIEMAGVSLTLLEIQEDSWSEYLHSDVKTTNW; from the coding sequence ATGAAAAAAATTATTAATGCTCCAGAAGATATTTTGCCAGAAATGGTAGATGGATTAGTACGTAGTTATCCAAACTTATTAAAACAAGTTGATGGAACATTTGTCGTTGCACGAAATGATGACAATATTTCTAAAAAGGTCGGTATCATTTCCGGTGGTGGAAGTGGTCATGAGCCATTACATGCAGGTTTCGTCGGCCAAGGCATGCTTGATGCCGCGGTTTGTGGACAAGTATTTACATCGCCAACTCCAAATGAAGTCTTGGCAGCAATTAAAGAAGCAGATCAAGGCGAAGGTGTGTTGATGATCGTCAAAAATTACGCTGGAGATGTGATGAATTTCGATATTGCTCGTGATCTAGCAGATTTAGAAAATATTAAAGTTGAACAAATCATTGTTGATGACGATATTTCGGTTGAAAATAGCGAACACACTCAAGGACGTCGAGGTGTTGCAGGAACGATCCTAGTAGAAAAAATCGTTGGCGCGGCAGCCGAGAAAGGTTATACCCTTGATCAATTAGTTGATTTAGGGAATCGTGTCATCAAGAAAACCAAAACCATTGGCGTTGGGTTAGAACCTGCCATTGTACCTGAAGTGGGAAAACCGGGATTTGAAATTGCTGATGACGAGATCGAATATGGCATTGGAATTCACGGCGAGGCAGGATATAAGCGTCAAAAATTAGTTCCGTCAAAGGAATTGGTAGAAGAAATTTTTGGAAAGCTTGAGGCAGATTTCGGTTCGGTCAAATATAAAAAATTTGCCGTGTTAGTGAACGGACTTGGTGGGACACCATTAATGGAACAATTTATCTTCATGCATGATGTCTTAGATAAATTAGCTGAAAAAAATGTTCGAGTTGTCTTCAGTAAAGTTGGTACTTTCGTTACAGCAATCGAAATGGCCGGAGTCTCTTTAACATTGCTTGAGATTCAAGAAGACAGTTGGTCTGAATATCTACACTCAGATGTCAAAACAACTAATTGGTAA
- a CDS encoding bifunctional transcriptional activator/DNA repair enzyme AdaA, whose protein sequence is MVSNAEWNAIKNNDHSFDGKFWYAVKTTKIFCKPSCPSRRPKRENIQIFHDPQEILQMGFRPCKRCRPLDSFVSNQVWVEEINDFLKNNFQQNITLEDLSQSLHGSQSYLRHVYKKQTGQTPQQTILELRLNLAKEQLLSSNEPVNVISRSCGFDSTNYFIRRFRQKFGTTPNEYRKLQQKNNS, encoded by the coding sequence ATGGTCTCAAATGCTGAATGGAACGCCATCAAGAATAACGATCACAGCTTTGATGGAAAGTTTTGGTATGCCGTCAAAACTACCAAGATATTTTGTAAGCCATCATGTCCTTCAAGACGGCCAAAACGGGAAAATATTCAAATTTTTCACGACCCGCAGGAAATTTTGCAAATGGGCTTTCGTCCTTGTAAAAGATGCCGGCCACTTGATAGCTTCGTGTCCAATCAAGTTTGGGTCGAAGAGATCAACGATTTTTTAAAAAATAATTTCCAGCAAAATATTACTTTGGAAGATCTTTCCCAGTCATTGCACGGTTCTCAATCTTATTTGAGACACGTCTATAAGAAACAAACTGGCCAAACTCCCCAACAAACAATTTTAGAATTACGTTTGAATCTGGCGAAAGAGCAACTGCTATCCAGCAACGAGCCAGTTAATGTCATCAGCAGATCATGTGGCTTCGACAGCACAAATTATTTCATCCGCAGATTTAGGCAAAAATTTGGCACCACACCAAATGAATATCGAAAATTGCAGCAAAAAAATAACAGCTAA
- a CDS encoding methylated-DNA--[protein]-cysteine S-methyltransferase, whose protein sequence is MLFKTTYDSPLKEITILTNEKSLLGLWFTAQKYFGAKFNLDEATNQTNVIGKKVIAWLDAYFAGHQPDATSIPVDPKVTPYRRSVSTILQQIPYGQVWTYKQIAEKLNQRQTHQTSARAVGGAVGHNPISIIIPCHRVVGSDGNLTGYAGGIDRKIALLELEGFSHDNLIKYHI, encoded by the coding sequence TTGCTTTTTAAAACCACATACGATTCGCCATTAAAAGAGATCACTATTTTGACCAACGAAAAATCGCTGTTAGGCCTCTGGTTCACTGCCCAGAAGTATTTTGGAGCCAAGTTCAATCTGGATGAAGCAACTAATCAAACCAACGTTATTGGTAAAAAAGTTATTGCTTGGCTGGATGCTTATTTTGCAGGTCATCAACCAGACGCCACAAGTATTCCAGTCGATCCTAAAGTCACGCCGTATCGTCGATCAGTTTCAACTATCCTGCAACAAATTCCTTACGGGCAAGTTTGGACTTACAAACAAATTGCCGAAAAATTGAATCAGCGTCAAACTCACCAAACTTCAGCTCGTGCCGTCGGTGGAGCGGTCGGACACAATCCAATCTCTATCATCATTCCCTGCCACCGAGTCGTCGGAAGTGACGGCAATCTGACTGGTTATGCTGGCGGAATTGATCGAAAAATCGCCTTACTAGAATTAGAAGGTTTCAGCCACGACAATTTAATAAAATATCACATTTAG
- a CDS encoding APC family permease: MDFVTVIGFDDIIYNFQNQGLGIVFTWIIMLFLFVVPYEMMVGHLGSAFSHEGGGMTSWVRGTGGNVWGYICAWTYWVAGLPYIVDVANSMLISFGWLINGNNKMSDTMTNSMFALLTAVIFTVFIFIQHHLKNSLQWLSIIGGGAMFVVTILYAIMTIVYLSQGNAPHTSPFTIKSFIPKFDLHYLSTFGLVIFAMNGAELASPYVTEMKNGKRDFPKAMWMLAIMTGFLTVFGSFSLGVFFNAHHLPHDLKMNGSYYAFQAMGNDFGMGHFFLYLFAITQAIYMMAQLAVLIDASTRMFLSDTAKAYLPKRLTKTDSRGLPINGYWLTTGICTIIMVLSATLPNMNSIFNQLLNLNGIVSPYVTCFVFSSFILVRLHPDKFPSDFTYIKNQKLAVLVGAWCFLITFVAATMGILPVDEAYGTGTWYHVLALNIIEPLIMVAIGIILPVIARIQRRNDLA, translated from the coding sequence ATGGACTTCGTTACCGTAATCGGCTTCGACGACATTATCTATAATTTCCAAAACCAAGGTCTAGGAATCGTCTTCACCTGGATCATAATGCTATTTTTATTCGTTGTACCTTATGAAATGATGGTTGGTCACTTAGGATCAGCCTTCAGTCATGAAGGAGGCGGAATGACTTCTTGGGTCCGTGGTACAGGCGGCAACGTCTGGGGATATATTTGTGCCTGGACTTATTGGGTCGCCGGACTTCCTTACATTGTCGATGTTGCCAACTCCATGCTGATCTCATTCGGCTGGTTGATCAACGGTAACAATAAGATGTCTGATACGATGACAAACAGTATGTTTGCCTTACTCACAGCGGTTATTTTTACAGTCTTCATTTTTATTCAACATCATTTGAAAAATTCACTTCAATGGTTATCGATCATTGGTGGTGGTGCGATGTTTGTTGTAACTATTCTTTACGCTATTATGACTATCGTTTACTTGAGTCAAGGCAACGCTCCACATACTTCACCATTTACTATCAAGTCATTCATCCCTAAGTTCGATCTTCACTACTTATCAACTTTCGGACTAGTAATTTTTGCCATGAACGGTGCCGAACTAGCTTCGCCATACGTTACTGAAATGAAAAATGGTAAACGTGACTTTCCAAAGGCCATGTGGATGCTAGCAATTATGACTGGATTCTTGACCGTCTTTGGATCATTCTCACTGGGAGTATTCTTCAACGCTCACCATTTACCTCATGATTTAAAGATGAACGGTTCTTACTACGCCTTTCAAGCTATGGGTAATGACTTTGGAATGGGACATTTCTTCCTATACTTATTCGCCATTACTCAAGCGATTTATATGATGGCTCAATTAGCCGTTTTGATCGATGCATCAACCAGAATGTTCTTATCAGATACAGCCAAAGCCTACTTACCAAAACGTTTGACCAAGACCGATTCACGTGGTCTTCCCATCAACGGTTATTGGCTCACGACTGGGATCTGTACGATCATCATGGTCTTGAGTGCTACTTTGCCAAATATGAATTCGATCTTTAATCAACTATTGAACTTGAATGGGATCGTTTCGCCATACGTAACTTGTTTCGTATTCAGTTCCTTCATTTTAGTTCGACTTCATCCTGACAAGTTCCCATCTGACTTCACGTATATCAAGAACCAAAAGCTCGCCGTATTAGTCGGTGCATGGTGTTTCTTGATCACTTTCGTAGCTGCAACAATGGGAATCTTACCTGTTGATGAAGCTTATGGTACCGGAACTTGGTATCACGTACTCGCATTAAATATCATTGAGCCATTGATCATGGTCGCAATTGGTATCATCTTGCCAGTAATCGCCAGAATTCAAAGACGTAATGATTTAGCTTAA
- a CDS encoding ABC transporter ATP-binding protein, translating into MTKIVEVNNIEKIYGKANEKQFKALSDVNFEVQPGEFVGIMGASGSGKTTLLNILSTLDTPTSGEVKIAGEDITKLNNNEMADFRANKIGFIFQDFNLLENLTAYENIALPLALQNRKPSEIKPAVMSISEKLGLTDILNHYPTELSGGQKQRVAAARALVHGPEIIFGDEPTGALDSKSARALMDTMTKINHEDNVSILLVTHDPFSASFCDRILFIKDGEIGQELKNEEHSRGEFYQEILDSLGTFAE; encoded by the coding sequence ATGACAAAAATAGTCGAAGTAAATAATATCGAAAAAATCTATGGTAAAGCCAATGAAAAACAATTCAAAGCTTTATCAGATGTAAACTTTGAAGTTCAACCCGGCGAATTCGTTGGGATCATGGGAGCTTCAGGTTCAGGAAAAACTACCTTATTAAACATCCTATCAACATTGGATACACCAACAAGTGGCGAAGTTAAAATCGCCGGAGAAGACATCACCAAATTGAACAACAATGAAATGGCCGACTTTCGTGCCAACAAGATCGGATTTATCTTCCAAGACTTCAACTTGCTAGAAAACTTAACAGCCTACGAAAATATCGCTTTGCCATTGGCACTCCAAAACCGTAAGCCTAGCGAGATCAAACCAGCAGTTATGAGTATTTCTGAAAAACTCGGTTTGACTGACATTTTAAATCACTATCCAACCGAATTGTCAGGTGGTCAAAAACAACGTGTAGCTGCAGCTCGTGCCTTAGTCCACGGACCAGAAATCATTTTTGGAGACGAACCAACAGGAGCTTTAGACTCAAAGAGTGCTCGTGCTTTGATGGACACGATGACTAAAATCAACCACGAAGATAATGTTTCTATCCTATTAGTAACGCATGATCCATTTTCTGCTAGTTTCTGCGACCGTATCTTATTCATTAAAGACGGAGAGATCGGCCAAGAATTGAAAAACGAGGAACATTCTCGTGGAGAATTCTATCAAGAAATCTTAGATTCACTGGGAACATTTGCTGAATAG
- a CDS encoding FtsX-like permease family protein, which yields MLNKLALSGIKHRFRDYSVLFSGLMIAAAIFYMFMSLAMNQQFLKSNSPAAATSFIFAFGVILLAIITIVYINYANKFLLSMRQKEYGMFMMLGAKSSKVSRMIFVETFTIGAIASIIGIAIGIFATGFVGQLLMKNLDIPAKHFSSFYMPALLATLAFFIIIFIFSALRNSISLRRTKVLTLLHIDSQPTRLKRNSAWTVIQSILGIAFLVIGYFAMFYMGKNAAFIFLGVPVALVTIIIGTYFVINSLTTTIINALKRNKNFSQKGLNNFTLSQLNFRIGDYTRILSMVAMMFALALGAITVGLGFRQQISTVVEGQNYYDSTMINPGDKERAQIDKIHDKKVTEYNFKTTNDATYYRASDFKETPFHYVKFNTNNMSNKQLTTTDPTKGQAAFTLTSSLLPKNRTAPAKLVSDAEFAKVNVKENNLTFVKTKSFNGNLKEIKKISEIQKDRYNLAGMSSSDKYSAYVLVNGFYSGLEFMGFFLGIAFLAMLASCLMFKILSGAAGDVKRYNMLYKIGTREKTLHQSINKEIAVLFAVPGILGIVHVLAGLQMFKALLVHPYSGIYIPFLIFLVLYLGYYLLTRYLYKQIVLK from the coding sequence ATGCTTAACAAATTAGCACTGAGTGGCATCAAGCATCGTTTTAGAGATTACAGCGTGCTGTTTTCTGGCTTGATGATTGCTGCCGCAATCTTTTATATGTTTATGTCGTTGGCGATGAATCAACAATTCTTGAAATCTAATTCGCCAGCCGCTGCAACATCGTTCATTTTTGCATTCGGAGTCATTTTATTAGCTATCATAACTATTGTTTATATTAACTATGCCAATAAGTTCTTGCTTAGCATGAGGCAAAAAGAGTATGGGATGTTCATGATGCTTGGAGCCAAAAGCAGCAAGGTTTCGCGAATGATTTTTGTGGAGACATTTACCATCGGTGCGATTGCCTCAATCATTGGTATCGCGATCGGAATTTTTGCTACTGGCTTTGTCGGACAATTATTAATGAAAAATTTGGATATTCCGGCTAAACATTTTTCAAGTTTCTACATGCCAGCATTACTGGCCACATTAGCTTTTTTCATTATCATCTTTATCTTTTCAGCTTTAAGAAATTCAATCTCTCTGCGTCGGACTAAGGTTCTTACGTTATTGCACATTGACAGTCAACCAACGCGATTGAAACGTAATTCAGCTTGGACGGTTATTCAATCGATCCTCGGGATCGCCTTTTTAGTAATTGGTTATTTTGCCATGTTCTACATGGGTAAAAATGCTGCATTCATTTTCTTAGGTGTACCAGTTGCCTTAGTAACTATTATTATTGGAACATATTTTGTGATCAATTCATTAACGACGACGATCATCAATGCTTTGAAGCGTAACAAGAATTTTTCTCAAAAAGGTTTGAACAACTTCACCTTGTCGCAATTGAACTTTAGAATTGGTGACTACACAAGAATCCTTTCAATGGTTGCGATGATGTTTGCTTTAGCACTTGGTGCCATCACAGTTGGTTTAGGATTCCGTCAACAGATCAGTACCGTTGTTGAAGGTCAAAATTATTACGACTCAACGATGATCAATCCTGGCGATAAAGAACGTGCTCAGATCGACAAGATCCATGATAAGAAAGTTACGGAATATAATTTTAAAACAACTAACGATGCAACTTATTATCGTGCCAGCGACTTTAAAGAGACACCTTTCCATTATGTTAAATTCAATACTAATAATATGTCGAACAAGCAATTGACTACGACTGATCCTACTAAAGGACAGGCTGCGTTTACTTTGACTAGTTCCTTGCTTCCAAAAAATCGAACAGCGCCAGCTAAATTAGTTAGCGATGCCGAATTTGCGAAGGTCAATGTCAAAGAAAATAATTTGACGTTCGTTAAAACGAAATCGTTCAATGGCAACTTAAAAGAGATCAAGAAAATCTCCGAGATTCAAAAAGACCGCTACAATCTGGCAGGGATGTCTTCAAGCGATAAATACTCTGCTTATGTCTTGGTCAATGGCTTTTACTCCGGGTTAGAATTCATGGGATTCTTCTTGGGAATCGCCTTTCTAGCTATGCTAGCTAGTTGCTTGATGTTTAAGATCTTATCAGGTGCTGCCGGCGACGTTAAACGTTACAACATGCTTTATAAGATTGGAACACGTGAAAAGACTTTGCATCAATCGATCAACAAAGAAATTGCCGTCTTGTTCGCGGTTCCTGGAATTTTGGGAATCGTCCATGTTCTGGCTGGGCTACAAATGTTTAAAGCCTTGTTAGTTCACCCATACAGTGGGATTTACATTCCATTCCTGATTTTCCTTGTGCTTTATCTAGGTTATTACTTGTTGACGAGATATCTATACAAACAAATCGTCTTGAAGTAG
- a CDS encoding amino acid ABC transporter ATP-binding protein, which translates to MSMIEFRDVQKYYGKFHALKDINLEIDKGETVVLIGPSGSGKSTLARSVNGLEKIQEGQLIVNGRDIADKNTDINRIRTDVGMVFQHFNLYANKDVLENVMIAPRIVLKMNEDENKKAAMALLDQVGLADKAHNMPSQISGGQAQRVAIARSLAMKPRCMLFDEPTSALDPEMIDDVLKVIKYVTSQGEMTSLIVTHEMGFAQEVANRVIFMADGQILEDDKTKDFFEHPTNERARQFLSKIIKH; encoded by the coding sequence ATGTCGATGATCGAGTTCCGCGACGTGCAAAAGTATTATGGTAAATTTCACGCATTAAAAGACATTAACTTAGAGATTGATAAAGGGGAAACCGTTGTTTTGATCGGACCTTCTGGATCTGGGAAGAGTACCCTAGCTAGAAGTGTTAATGGTCTTGAAAAAATTCAAGAAGGCCAATTGATCGTTAATGGTCGTGATATTGCTGACAAGAATACGGATATCAACCGTATCCGGACTGATGTGGGAATGGTATTCCAGCATTTTAATTTATATGCGAATAAAGACGTTCTCGAAAACGTTATGATTGCTCCAAGAATCGTCTTAAAAATGAACGAAGATGAAAATAAAAAGGCTGCGATGGCTTTGCTTGACCAAGTTGGTTTGGCTGATAAAGCTCACAATATGCCTTCACAAATTTCTGGTGGACAAGCTCAACGTGTGGCAATCGCTAGATCTCTAGCTATGAAGCCACGTTGTATGCTTTTTGATGAACCAACTAGTGCGCTAGATCCTGAAATGATCGATGATGTTTTGAAAGTTATCAAATACGTTACTAGTCAAGGTGAAATGACTTCTTTGATCGTTACCCACGAAATGGGCTTTGCTCAAGAAGTTGCTAACCGTGTTATTTTCATGGCTGATGGCCAAATTTTGGAAGATGATAAGACGAAAGACTTTTTCGAACATCCTACAAATGAACGTGCAAGACAGTTCTTAAGCAAGATCATTAAGCACTAA
- a CDS encoding glutamate ABC transporter substrate-binding protein translates to MKKLKYFLVLMMSVLLAVVSVGCGSKPLSAQDVLHNAKDSNTLTWGVKADTKLMGLIDVKDGQEKGFEIDMAKALTKKILGKNGKAKFVTVTSQSRIPLLKNGNIDAIIATMTINAERKKVIDFSDSYFDAGQAILVKDGSPVKSVKDLNNKTVIGVVGSNSVENVKKYAPKARVLQLQDYAQALVALKSGQGDALTTDNVILAGMAVENPGYHVQGSAFTTEPYGIGINKGQPALRHALNKAIKETEKDGTYNKLIKKWFGNVPGFNYREVLR, encoded by the coding sequence ATGAAAAAACTTAAATATTTTTTGGTATTGATGATGTCTGTGCTCCTCGCTGTAGTGTCAGTCGGCTGTGGTTCTAAGCCACTTTCCGCACAAGATGTTTTGCACAATGCAAAAGATTCCAACACACTCACCTGGGGTGTTAAAGCAGATACGAAATTAATGGGATTGATCGATGTTAAGGATGGCCAAGAAAAAGGTTTCGAAATTGATATGGCCAAAGCTTTGACAAAGAAGATCCTTGGTAAAAACGGTAAGGCTAAGTTCGTAACTGTAACATCGCAATCACGTATTCCATTGTTGAAGAATGGAAATATTGATGCAATTATTGCCACAATGACGATTAATGCTGAACGTAAAAAAGTAATTGATTTTTCTGATTCTTATTTTGACGCTGGACAAGCTATCTTGGTCAAAGATGGCTCGCCAGTCAAGAGCGTTAAGGATTTGAACAACAAGACGGTTATTGGTGTTGTGGGTTCAAACTCAGTTGAAAATGTTAAAAAATATGCTCCAAAAGCCCGAGTATTGCAATTGCAAGATTACGCTCAAGCTTTAGTTGCTCTAAAATCTGGTCAAGGCGATGCTTTGACAACTGATAACGTTATCCTTGCTGGTATGGCGGTTGAAAATCCTGGCTACCACGTTCAAGGTAGTGCCTTTACAACTGAGCCTTATGGTATTGGTATCAATAAAGGCCAACCTGCATTAAGACACGCTTTGAATAAAGCAATCAAAGAGACTGAAAAAGATGGTACATATAACAAACTGATCAAGAAGTGGTTTGGTAATGTTCCAGGCTTCAACTACAGGGAGGTGCTACGCTAA
- a CDS encoding amino acid ABC transporter permease, with amino-acid sequence MASLFANNWQDFLTGFGWTILSSIIALVASLIIGSLFAILEVVPNKVLRVIGNVYVEIFRNIPLLVITMFFYLVIPLYFVKINGFTAGTIGLTIYTSAFIAETVRSGINSVDVGQMEASRAMGMTFWQAMRYIVLPQAFKLVIPPLGNQFINLVKNSSVLAFVAGFDLMYQGNAIASQTFDTVNTYIIVGLFYLVITLPISYYMQHLEKNLA; translated from the coding sequence ATGGCTAGTTTATTTGCAAACAATTGGCAAGACTTCCTGACCGGATTTGGCTGGACGATTTTATCCAGTATTATCGCGTTAGTTGCTAGTTTGATCATTGGTTCATTATTTGCCATTTTGGAAGTTGTGCCGAATAAAGTTTTACGTGTTATCGGTAATGTCTACGTAGAAATTTTCCGTAACATTCCGCTACTAGTTATCACAATGTTTTTCTATTTAGTTATTCCGTTGTACTTCGTTAAGATCAATGGATTTACTGCCGGTACGATTGGATTGACGATTTATACATCAGCCTTTATCGCTGAAACTGTTCGTTCAGGTATCAACTCAGTTGATGTTGGACAAATGGAAGCTTCACGTGCAATGGGGATGACCTTCTGGCAAGCTATGCGCTACATCGTTTTGCCACAGGCCTTCAAGTTAGTTATCCCACCATTGGGTAACCAATTCATTAACTTGGTCAAAAATTCATCAGTCCTAGCTTTCGTTGCTGGATTTGACTTGATGTACCAAGGTAATGCAATTGCATCACAAACTTTTGATACTGTTAATACATACATAATTGTTGGTTTGTTCTACTTAGTTATCACCTTGCCAATCAGTTATTACATGCAGCATCTAGAAAAGAATCTGGCTTAG